In the Longimicrobiaceae bacterium genome, one interval contains:
- a CDS encoding M48 family metalloprotease has product MEKLRVFGLMTLLTLLLVGLGGYVGGQGGMVVFFVIALAMNFGMYWFSDRIVLKQYGAHVVQPGEEGGRFDALYQMVDRLRQNAGLPMPVVAVSEQAQPNAFATGRNPEHAVVCVTRGMWELVARGHMTVDELEAVMAHELAHVKHRHMLVGTIAASMAGAVMMIGNMLKWGAIFGGFGGRDGEDNNPLALIALAILAPIAAMVVQMAISRRNEFEADAGGAKICGKPLALASALRKIEMIARGHPMDVSPSAAHLAIINPLAGMGGFSNLFRTHPETEERVARLQQIAGRQDVAALTR; this is encoded by the coding sequence ATGGAGAAGCTGAGAGTCTTCGGGCTGATGACCCTGCTCACCCTGCTCCTGGTGGGGCTGGGAGGCTACGTGGGCGGGCAGGGGGGGATGGTGGTCTTCTTCGTCATCGCGCTGGCGATGAACTTCGGGATGTACTGGTTCAGCGACCGCATCGTCCTGAAGCAGTACGGCGCCCACGTCGTCCAGCCCGGCGAGGAGGGCGGGCGCTTCGACGCGCTCTACCAGATGGTGGACCGCCTGCGCCAGAACGCCGGGCTCCCCATGCCGGTCGTGGCCGTCTCGGAGCAGGCGCAGCCCAACGCCTTCGCCACGGGGCGCAATCCGGAGCACGCGGTGGTCTGCGTCACGCGCGGGATGTGGGAGCTGGTGGCGCGCGGCCACATGACCGTGGACGAGCTCGAGGCGGTCATGGCCCACGAGCTGGCGCACGTGAAGCACCGGCACATGCTGGTGGGGACCATCGCGGCGAGCATGGCCGGCGCGGTGATGATGATCGGCAACATGCTCAAGTGGGGGGCCATCTTCGGCGGGTTCGGCGGGCGCGACGGCGAGGACAACAACCCGCTCGCGCTGATCGCCCTCGCCATCCTGGCCCCCATCGCCGCCATGGTGGTGCAGATGGCGATCTCGCGCCGGAACGAGTTCGAGGCGGACGCCGGCGGGGCGAAGATCTGCGGCAAGCCGCTCGCCCTGGCGAGCGCGCTGCGCAAGATCGAGATGATCGCGCGCGGGCACCCGATGGACGTGTCGCCCTCGGCGGCGCACCTGGCGATCATCAATCCGCTGGCGGGTATGGGAGGGTTCAGCAACCTCTTCCGCACGCACCCGGAGACGGAGGAGCGCGTGGCGCGCCTCCAGCAGATCGCGGGGCGGCAGGACGTGGCCGCGCTCACCCGGTGA
- a CDS encoding glucose-6-phosphate isomerase, protein MPDQPLVTLDYNNMLAPRLGGRGIDPARLEALAERFREVHADTERRRRAQELGFYDLPYADEVVGEIESFANGAGQVFENLVVLGIGGSALGTIALRTALLHPFWNELDDEGREFFPRLYVLDNVDPATFGAFLDRIDMRKTLFNVVSKSGGTAETMSQYLVVREKLEAELGEGYRGHLLFTTDPQKGVLRQLAQTERIGTVPIPANVGGRFSVFSAVGLFPAAMTGISVRELLEGAREMDERCRSAELRENPAGLYAALQYLADTEAGAPIHVMMPYSDRLRDVADWFRQLWAESLGKQRTRTGEEVFVGPTPVKALGATDQHSQVQLYVEGPFDKTITFLVERDPAEDVEIPSIPLYEEVGELGYLGGHTMGELLRVEQAATEAALARRGRMNMTLTVPRVDARSLGALLYLLEIATVYAGGFYGVDPLDQPGVELGKQLTYGIIGRPGFEEARAEWEGREAKREEWTVG, encoded by the coding sequence ATGCCAGACCAGCCTCTCGTCACGCTCGACTACAACAACATGCTCGCTCCGCGCCTGGGCGGGCGCGGGATCGACCCGGCGCGGCTGGAGGCGCTGGCGGAGCGCTTCCGCGAGGTGCACGCCGACACGGAGCGGCGGAGGCGGGCGCAGGAGCTCGGGTTCTACGACCTGCCGTACGCGGACGAGGTCGTGGGCGAGATCGAGTCGTTCGCCAACGGGGCGGGGCAGGTGTTCGAGAACCTCGTCGTGCTGGGGATCGGCGGGTCGGCGCTGGGGACCATCGCCCTGCGGACGGCGCTGCTGCACCCCTTCTGGAACGAGCTGGACGACGAGGGGCGCGAGTTCTTCCCGCGGCTCTACGTTCTGGACAACGTGGACCCGGCCACCTTCGGGGCCTTCCTGGACCGGATCGACATGCGCAAGACGCTCTTCAACGTGGTCTCGAAGTCCGGGGGCACGGCGGAGACCATGAGCCAGTACCTGGTGGTGCGCGAGAAGCTGGAGGCGGAGCTGGGCGAGGGGTACCGGGGGCACCTCCTCTTCACCACCGACCCGCAGAAGGGCGTCCTTCGCCAGCTCGCGCAGACGGAGCGGATCGGCACCGTCCCCATCCCGGCCAACGTGGGCGGGCGCTTCTCCGTGTTCTCTGCGGTGGGGCTCTTCCCGGCGGCCATGACCGGGATCTCCGTGCGCGAGCTGCTGGAGGGGGCCCGGGAGATGGACGAGCGCTGCCGCAGCGCGGAGCTGCGCGAGAACCCGGCGGGGCTCTATGCGGCGCTGCAGTACCTGGCGGACACGGAGGCGGGGGCGCCCATCCACGTGATGATGCCCTACTCCGACCGGCTCCGCGACGTGGCGGACTGGTTCCGGCAGCTCTGGGCGGAGAGCCTGGGGAAGCAGCGGACGCGCACGGGCGAGGAGGTGTTCGTGGGGCCCACGCCGGTCAAGGCGCTGGGGGCCACCGACCAGCACTCGCAGGTGCAGCTCTACGTGGAGGGGCCCTTCGACAAGACCATCACCTTCCTCGTCGAGCGCGACCCGGCGGAGGACGTGGAGATCCCCTCCATCCCGCTGTACGAGGAGGTGGGGGAGCTCGGCTACCTGGGCGGGCACACGATGGGGGAGCTGCTGCGGGTGGAGCAGGCGGCCACCGAGGCCGCGCTGGCGCGGCGGGGGCGGATGAACATGACGCTCACGGTGCCACGCGTGGACGCCCGCTCGCTGGGGGCGCTCCTCTACCTGCTGGAGATCGCCACCGTGTACGCCGGCGGCTTCTACGGCGTGGACCCGCTGGACCAGCCGGGGGTGGAGCTGGGGAAGCAGCTCACCTACGGGATCATCGGGCGCCCGGGGTTCGAGGAGGCGCGCGCCGAATGGGAGGGGCGGGAGGCAAAGCGGGAGGAGTGGACGGTCGGGTAG
- a CDS encoding MBL fold metallo-hydrolase, translating into MKLRFLGTGTSFGVPVVGCGCGTCTSADPRDRRTRHGVLLEEGGRRLLVDTPPELRLQLVGAGVGRVDAVWYTHCHADHVHGVDDLRVFSVRRDRPLPVYAAEECVATLRDRFAYVFDPAIRPIEGTTKPEAELEAFRPYEEVEVAGFRMLPLPVPHGLVEAYGFRVGDLGYVTDAKRLPDRTRDALRGVRVLVLNALWRGNPHPTHFTVEEAVEAALDIGAEQTFLTHLSHRVRHAELVAELPAGIGPAYDGLEVEI; encoded by the coding sequence GTGAAGCTCCGCTTCCTGGGGACGGGGACGTCGTTCGGGGTGCCCGTGGTGGGGTGCGGGTGCGGCACCTGCACCTCGGCGGACCCGCGCGACCGCCGCACGCGGCACGGGGTGCTGCTGGAGGAGGGCGGGCGGCGGCTCCTGGTGGACACGCCGCCGGAGCTGCGGCTGCAGCTCGTGGGGGCGGGGGTGGGGCGTGTGGACGCGGTCTGGTACACCCATTGCCACGCCGACCACGTGCACGGGGTGGACGACCTGCGCGTCTTCTCGGTGCGCCGCGACCGGCCGCTCCCGGTGTACGCCGCGGAGGAGTGCGTGGCGACGCTGCGCGACCGCTTCGCGTACGTGTTCGACCCCGCCATCCGCCCCATCGAGGGGACCACCAAGCCCGAGGCGGAGCTGGAGGCCTTCCGCCCCTACGAGGAGGTGGAGGTGGCGGGCTTCCGGATGCTCCCGCTCCCGGTGCCGCACGGGCTGGTGGAAGCGTACGGGTTCCGCGTGGGCGACCTGGGGTACGTGACCGACGCCAAGCGCCTCCCCGACCGGACCCGCGACGCGCTGCGCGGCGTGCGCGTGCTGGTCCTCAACGCCCTCTGGCGCGGCAATCCCCACCCCACCCACTTCACGGTGGAGGAGGCGGTGGAGGCGGCGCTGGACATCGGCGCGGAGCAGACGTTCCTGACGCACCTGAGCCACAGGGTCAGGCACGCGGAGCTGGTGGCGGAGCTGCCCGCCGGGATCGGGCCGGCGTACGACGGGTTGGAGGTGGAGATCTGA
- a CDS encoding diacylglycerol kinase family protein, producing the protein MTHGTGAFAERTLIVLNPAAGQEDPVRVRRLLGGAFAVRGAGFDLVETAGAGDAERFAREGAALGYRAVVAVGGDGTVAEVITGLAGSAVPVGIVPQGTGNQLACNLGIPRDVEAAVGVAVNGVAAPMDLGQLSDGRYFALMAGAGWDAEVMTVATRELKDRWGFGAYLYAGLRMALAPPSALFRITADGETFEVRAASVIVANVGQIVYQLLPVELRIGPGVSFRDGMLDVCIFAPRTLTDVAAVLWRVARGRYVGDERMIYLRARDIRIESEVPVVTQVDGEVVGETPLALRAVEGGVRVLVPAGLIP; encoded by the coding sequence GTGACCCACGGCACGGGTGCCTTCGCGGAACGAACGCTCATCGTCCTGAACCCCGCCGCGGGGCAGGAAGACCCCGTCCGAGTGCGCCGCCTCCTGGGCGGCGCATTCGCCGTTCGGGGGGCCGGGTTCGACCTGGTGGAGACCGCCGGGGCGGGGGACGCGGAGCGCTTCGCGCGCGAGGGGGCCGCCCTCGGGTACCGGGCGGTGGTCGCGGTGGGCGGGGACGGCACGGTGGCGGAGGTGATCACCGGGCTGGCCGGGAGCGCGGTCCCGGTGGGGATCGTCCCCCAGGGGACGGGGAACCAGCTCGCCTGCAACCTGGGGATTCCCCGCGACGTGGAGGCGGCGGTGGGGGTGGCCGTGAACGGGGTCGCCGCGCCCATGGACCTGGGGCAGCTCTCGGACGGACGCTACTTCGCGCTGATGGCGGGGGCGGGGTGGGACGCCGAGGTGATGACGGTCGCCACGCGCGAGCTCAAGGACCGCTGGGGCTTCGGCGCGTACCTGTACGCGGGGCTCCGCATGGCTCTGGCGCCGCCCTCCGCCCTGTTCCGCATCACCGCCGACGGGGAGACGTTCGAGGTCCGGGCCGCCTCGGTGATCGTCGCCAACGTGGGGCAGATCGTCTACCAGCTGCTCCCGGTGGAGCTGCGCATCGGCCCCGGGGTGTCGTTCCGCGACGGGATGCTGGACGTGTGCATCTTCGCCCCGCGCACCCTCACCGACGTGGCCGCCGTGCTCTGGCGGGTGGCGCGGGGGCGCTACGTGGGCGACGAGCGGATGATCTACCTCCGCGCCCGCGACATCCGCATCGAGTCCGAGGTCCCGGTGGTCACGCAGGTGGACGGGGAGGTGGTGGGGGAGACGCCGCTGGCGCTGCGGGCGGTGGAGGGCGGGGTGCGGGTGCTGGTCCCCGCGGGCCTGATCCCCTGA
- the pyk gene encoding pyruvate kinase, translating into MIRRTKIVCTLGPASWSRERIDSLIAAGMDVARINFSHGELPRHAETIRNVREAAAAVGRPVAVLGDLQGPKIRVGVLPEPVELSPGDAVVFAPEGEHGPGELPTTFTELAQDVEVGDVVLLADGLMELIVEDVFAPRVKMRVIHGGTLSSNKGINLPGTRVSVPSLTEKDLRDLEFALEQGVDYLALSFVRSPDDVLDLLRRIPEGGPLVVVKVEKGLALENLEPIMEVSAAAMVARGDLGVELPFERVPLAQKRMIQLANFTSRPVITATQMLESMIENPRPTRAEASDVANAIIDGTDAVMLSAETATGKFPVEAVKSMVRIAQEIEDSHVIQGGPHYDIPLLRPADGFTPTERAVAAATAEAVRRLNAPLILSFTSSGSTARVVSSFRPPVPVLAVTDSPRTYNQLALVWGVIPVLCEPKATFEEMQACGKHEALRRGLAQKGDRIVLTAGYPMHVPGTTNLLQVEVL; encoded by the coding sequence ATGATCCGACGCACGAAGATCGTCTGCACGCTGGGCCCCGCCTCCTGGTCGCGCGAGCGAATCGACTCGCTGATCGCTGCCGGGATGGACGTGGCCCGGATCAACTTTTCCCACGGCGAGCTGCCCCGCCACGCCGAGACCATCCGCAACGTCCGCGAGGCCGCGGCCGCGGTGGGGCGTCCGGTGGCGGTCCTGGGCGACCTGCAGGGTCCCAAGATCCGCGTCGGCGTTCTCCCCGAGCCGGTGGAGCTGAGCCCGGGAGACGCCGTGGTGTTCGCGCCGGAGGGGGAGCACGGGCCCGGCGAGCTCCCCACCACCTTCACGGAGCTGGCGCAGGACGTGGAGGTGGGCGACGTGGTGCTCCTCGCCGACGGGCTGATGGAGCTGATCGTGGAGGACGTCTTCGCGCCGCGGGTGAAGATGCGCGTCATCCACGGCGGGACGCTCTCCTCCAACAAGGGGATCAACCTCCCCGGGACGCGCGTCAGCGTCCCCTCGCTCACCGAGAAGGACCTGCGCGACCTGGAGTTCGCGCTGGAGCAGGGGGTGGACTACCTGGCCCTTTCCTTCGTGCGCTCCCCGGACGACGTCCTCGACCTGCTGCGCCGCATCCCGGAGGGCGGGCCGCTGGTGGTGGTGAAGGTGGAGAAGGGGCTGGCGCTGGAGAACCTGGAGCCGATCATGGAGGTGTCCGCCGCGGCGATGGTGGCCCGCGGCGACCTGGGGGTGGAGCTGCCGTTCGAGCGGGTGCCGCTGGCCCAGAAGCGGATGATCCAGCTCGCCAACTTCACCAGCCGGCCGGTCATCACCGCCACGCAGATGCTGGAGTCCATGATCGAGAACCCGCGCCCCACCCGCGCGGAGGCCTCGGACGTGGCGAACGCCATCATCGACGGCACCGACGCGGTGATGCTCTCGGCCGAGACGGCCACGGGGAAGTTCCCGGTGGAGGCGGTGAAGTCGATGGTCCGCATCGCCCAAGAGATCGAGGACTCGCACGTGATCCAGGGCGGGCCGCACTACGACATCCCGCTGCTGCGCCCCGCGGACGGGTTCACCCCCACGGAGCGCGCCGTGGCCGCCGCGACCGCGGAGGCGGTCCGCCGGCTGAACGCGCCGCTGATCCTCAGCTTCACCAGCAGCGGCTCCACGGCGCGGGTGGTGTCCTCCTTCCGCCCGCCGGTCCCCGTCCTGGCGGTGACCGACTCTCCGCGCACCTACAATCAGCTCGCGCTGGTGTGGGGGGTGATCCCGGTGCTCTGCGAGCCGAAGGCCACCTTCGAGGAGATGCAGGCGTGCGGCAAGCACGAGGCGCTCAGGCGCGGCCTCGCCCAGAAGGGCGACCGCATCGTGCTGACCGCCGGGTACCCCATGCACGTGCCGGGGACGACCAACCTGCTGCAGGTGGAGGTGCTGTGA